The Cucumis melo cultivar AY chromosome 6, USDA_Cmelo_AY_1.0, whole genome shotgun sequence genome includes a region encoding these proteins:
- the LOC103490966 gene encoding hydroxymethylglutaryl-CoA synthase, with translation MANNVGILAIDIYFPPTYVQQEALEAHDGASKGKYTIGLGQDCMAFCTEVEDVISMSLTVVNSLLEKYGIDPKQIGRLEVGSETVIDKSKSIKTFLMQIFEKHGNTDIEGVDSTNACYGGTAALFNCVNWVESSSWDGRYGLVVCTDSAVYAEGPARPTGGAAAIAMLIGPDAPIAFESKLRGSHMSHVYDFYKPNLASEYPVVDGKLSQTCYLMALDSCYKQLCHKYEKLEGKQFSISNADYFVFHSPYNKLVQKSFARLLFNDFKRNASSIDVAAKEKLAPFSALSNDESYQSRDLEKITQQLAKPLYDAKVQPSTLIPKQVGNMYTASLYAAFISLLHNKNNSLVGNRVVLFSYGSGSTATMFSLKLNEGQNPFSLSNISAILNVDKKLKSRHELVPEKFVEIMQLMEHRYGAKDFVTSKDCSLLSTGTYYLTEVDSLYRRFYAKKEGGSEKIENGVVANGH, from the exons ATGGCTAACAATGTCGGAATTCTCGCTATAGATATCTACTTCCCTCCTACCTATGTTCAGCAG GAAGCATTGGAAGCTCATGATGGTGCAAGCAAGGGGAAATACACTATTGGGCTTGGACAGGATTGCATGGCATTCTGTACTGAGGTTGAAGATGTCATCTCAATGAG CTTGACAGTTGTCAATTCTCTTCTTGAAAAGTATGGAATTGATCCGAAACAAATTGGCCGGCTAGAAGTAGGCAGTGAGACTGTTATAGATAAAAGCAAATCAATTAAGACTTTCCTGATGCAAATATTTGAG AAGCATGGAAATACCGATATCGAAGGTGTTGATTCAACCAATGCGTGCTATGGGGGTACAGCTGCTCTCTTCAACTGTGTCAACTGGGTAGAGAGCAGCTCCTGGGATGGGCGTTATGGTCTCGTGGTGTGCACAGATAGTGCG GTCTACGCTGAAGGACCAGCTCGTCCTACTGGTGGGGCTGCAGCTATTGCCATGCTGATAGGACCTGATGCTCCTATTGCTTTTGAAAGCAAGTTGAGGGGAAGCCATATGTCTCACGTTTATGATTTTTACAAGCCTAACCTAGCCAGCGAATACCCG GTTGTTGATGGTAAGCTCTCTCAAACATGTTACCTCATGGCCTTGGATTCCTGCTACAAACAATTATGTCATAA GTATGAGAAACTGGAAGGCAAACAATTTTCCATTTCTAATGCCGACTATTTCGTATTTCATTCTCCCTATAACAAG CTTGTGCAGAAGAGCTTTGCTCGATTACTCTTTAATGACTTCAAGAGAAATGCTAG CTCAATAGACGTAGCTGCTAAAGAAAAGCTGGCCCCATTTTCAGCCTTGTCTAACGATGAAAGTTACCAGAGTCGGGATCTCGAAAAG ATAACTCAACAACTTGCAAAGCCTCTTTATGATGCAAAGGTCCAACCCTCCACTTTGATACCAAAGCAAGTTGGAAACATGTATACTGCCTCTCTCTACGCAGCATTTATATCACTTCTTCACAACAAGAATAACTCGCTG GTAGGAAATAGGGTGGTATTGTTCTCTTATGGGAGCGGGTCAACTGCAACGATGTTCTCATTGAAACTCAATGAAGGTCAAAATCCCTTTAGTTTGTCCAACATTTCAGCTATCTTGAACGTGGATAAAAAGTTGAAATCAAGGCACGAG TTGGTACCCGAGAAATTTGTCGAAATAATGCAGCTGATGGAGCATCGGTACGGGGCCAAGGACTTCGTGACGAGCAAGGACTGCAGCCTGCTATCAACAGGCACCTACTATCTCACTGAAGTTGATTCGTTGTACAGGAGATTCTACGCCAAGAAGGAAGGCGGAAGTGAAAAGATTGAGAATGGTGTGGTTGCTAATGGCCACTGA